Proteins encoded together in one Stutzerimonas stutzeri window:
- a CDS encoding bifunctional DedA family/phosphatase PAP2 family protein, producing the protein MGQWLETLTQWLAANPQWLGLALVIVACMECLAVVGLIVPGTVMVFAIAVLAGNGVLTLGETLVLGFIGGLLGDLLSYALGRRYHQGIRSLRGLRDHPEWLLRAEHYFQRYGVASLLVGRFIGPLRPMLPMTAGMLDMPFGRFLLVSLCAAAGWSMAYLLPGWSAGAAMRLPLEEGFWSEAAVVVGALLTLIATTAFGSLRQLRWVTALATGLSIAILLGLFLGWPHLKELDEGLLAVIQGERSITLDRVMVLITRVGDFQTQLWAGVLLCVLLLVLRQWRAAIFSILTLLGTAMANGALKASFARVRPEVLMEPLSSYSFPSGHSSAAFAFFLTLGVLAGRDQPPRLRLAWLVLASLPATAIALSRVYLGVHWMTDVTAGALLAASICALSLTLVQWRAPMAALPAKVWWLILPACLGLLGAFSVWALPTAMQMYRYQ; encoded by the coding sequence ATGGGCCAATGGCTCGAAACCCTTACCCAATGGCTGGCCGCCAACCCCCAATGGCTGGGGCTGGCGCTCGTGATCGTCGCCTGCATGGAGTGCCTGGCGGTAGTCGGGCTGATCGTGCCGGGGACGGTGATGGTCTTCGCCATCGCGGTGCTGGCCGGCAACGGCGTGCTGACCCTGGGCGAAACCCTGGTGCTGGGCTTCATCGGCGGGCTGCTCGGCGACCTGCTGTCCTACGCCCTGGGCCGCCGTTATCACCAGGGCATCCGCAGCCTGCGCGGCCTGCGCGACCATCCCGAGTGGCTGCTACGTGCCGAGCATTACTTCCAGCGCTACGGCGTTGCCAGCCTGCTGGTCGGTCGCTTCATCGGCCCGCTGCGGCCGATGCTGCCGATGACCGCCGGCATGCTCGACATGCCGTTCGGGCGCTTTCTGCTGGTCAGCCTGTGCGCCGCCGCCGGCTGGTCGATGGCCTATCTGCTGCCCGGCTGGAGCGCTGGCGCGGCCATGCGTCTGCCGCTGGAGGAAGGTTTCTGGAGCGAGGCGGCGGTGGTCGTCGGCGCGTTGCTGACGCTGATCGCCACCACTGCCTTCGGCAGTCTGCGCCAGCTGCGCTGGGTCACTGCACTGGCGACCGGCCTGAGCATCGCGATCCTGCTCGGACTGTTTCTGGGCTGGCCGCACCTCAAGGAGCTCGACGAAGGGCTGCTTGCGGTGATCCAGGGCGAACGCAGCATCACACTCGATCGGGTCATGGTGCTGATCACACGCGTGGGCGACTTCCAGACCCAGCTCTGGGCCGGCGTATTGCTGTGCGTGCTGCTCCTGGTCCTGCGCCAGTGGCGTGCCGCGATCTTTTCCATCCTTACCTTGCTGGGCACGGCCATGGCCAACGGCGCACTCAAGGCCTCCTTCGCCCGTGTCAGGCCGGAGGTGCTGATGGAGCCGCTGAGCAGCTACAGCTTTCCCAGCGGGCACAGTTCGGCCGCGTTCGCCTTTTTTCTCACCCTGGGCGTACTCGCCGGCCGCGATCAGCCGCCGCGCCTGCGCCTGGCCTGGCTGGTGCTGGCCAGCCTGCCGGCCACGGCGATAGCGCTTTCGCGGGTTTACCTGGGGGTGCACTGGATGACCGACGTCACCGCCGGCGCATTGCTCGCGGCGAGCATCTGCGCACTCAGCCTGACCCTGGTGCAATGGCGCGCACCGATGGCGGCGCTGCCGGCCAAGGTGTGGTGGCTGATCCTGCCGGCCTGCCTGGGCCTGCTCGGTGCGTTCAGCGTCTGGGCGCTACCGACGGCGATGCAGATGTATCGCTATCAGTAG
- a CDS encoding LON peptidase substrate-binding domain-containing protein, translating to MKLPLFPLDTVLFPGCMLDLQIFEARYLDMVSQCLKAGHGFGVVHILDGSEVGAAPASFARVGCEALIRDWQQLPNGLLGIRVEGGRRFDVQTFEVLRDQLTVAQVAWRNEGDALPLADEHADLLVLLEALGQHPMVKTLGLGGPVRDQAALASQLAYLLPFEARQKVELLGLDDPELQLAQIQNLLEQLQEGA from the coding sequence ATGAAGTTGCCGTTGTTTCCGCTGGATACCGTGCTGTTCCCCGGTTGCATGCTTGATCTGCAGATATTCGAGGCGCGCTACCTCGACATGGTCAGCCAGTGCCTCAAGGCCGGCCACGGCTTCGGTGTCGTGCATATCCTCGACGGCAGTGAGGTCGGCGCGGCGCCGGCGTCCTTCGCGCGCGTCGGCTGCGAAGCGCTGATTCGCGACTGGCAGCAACTGCCCAATGGTCTGCTCGGCATCCGGGTCGAGGGTGGGCGCCGCTTCGATGTCCAGACCTTCGAGGTGCTGCGCGATCAGCTGACCGTCGCTCAGGTCGCCTGGCGCAACGAGGGCGATGCCCTGCCGCTGGCGGACGAACACGCCGACCTGCTGGTGCTGCTCGAGGCGCTCGGTCAGCACCCCATGGTGAAGACTCTGGGGCTCGGCGGCCCGGTGCGCGATCAGGCCGCGCTGGCCAGCCAGCTGGCCTATCTGCTGCCGTTCGAGGCCCGGCAGAAGGTCGAGCTGCTTGGGCTGGATGACCCGGAGCTGCAACTGGCGCAGATTCAGAACCTGCTCGAGCAGCTGCAGGAAGGCGCGTAG
- a CDS encoding LrgB family protein yields the protein MHWHAAWQALIHHPLFGVGITLTAFQLAFAAYEKTRWVFLQPVLVSMLLVVGILLLCGIDYAEYRISAQWLTLLLGPATVALAVPLYLNLRRIRELFGPIVITLLVAGVFATALGMALAWAFGADEMILMTLAPKSVTSPIAMLVAEQIGGVVALAAVFVMITGVLGAILGPELLRRFGVQHPAARGIALGLTAHAVGTAQALQESDECGAFAALAMSLMGVMTAVLLPLAVALLL from the coding sequence TTGCACTGGCACGCGGCCTGGCAGGCGCTCATTCATCATCCACTGTTCGGCGTCGGCATCACCCTGACGGCATTCCAGCTGGCGTTCGCCGCCTACGAGAAGACGCGCTGGGTGTTCCTGCAGCCGGTGCTGGTATCGATGCTGCTTGTGGTCGGCATTCTGCTGCTGTGCGGCATCGACTATGCGGAGTACCGCATCAGCGCCCAGTGGCTGACGCTGCTTCTGGGGCCGGCCACCGTGGCCCTGGCCGTGCCGCTGTACCTGAACCTGCGGCGCATCCGCGAGCTGTTCGGGCCGATTGTGATCACCCTGCTCGTCGCCGGTGTGTTCGCCACGGCGTTGGGCATGGCGCTGGCCTGGGCGTTCGGCGCGGACGAGATGATCCTGATGACCCTGGCGCCCAAGTCGGTGACCTCGCCGATCGCCATGCTGGTGGCCGAGCAGATCGGCGGCGTGGTGGCGCTGGCAGCGGTGTTCGTGATGATCACCGGCGTGCTCGGCGCGATTCTCGGTCCGGAACTGTTGCGCCGGTTTGGCGTTCAGCATCCTGCGGCCCGCGGCATTGCGCTGGGGCTGACCGCCCACGCCGTGGGTACCGCGCAGGCGCTGCAGGAAAGCGACGAATGCGGTGCCTTCGCGGCGCTGGCCATGAGCCTGATGGGGGTGATGACGGCGGTACTGCTGCCGCTGGCGGTCGCCCTGCTGCTGTGA
- a CDS encoding CidA/LrgA family protein, with translation MLLRGLTWLVAFQLLGTVLNVLLLPMLPGPIIGMVLLFAGLLARGRASESLQLAASSLLRYLPLLLVPPAVGVMAYTEAILDDFWAIVGVLVISLLISLVFTGWLMQALIRRKQRRQEGA, from the coding sequence ATGCTGCTCAGAGGCCTGACCTGGCTGGTCGCGTTCCAGCTGCTCGGCACCGTTCTCAACGTGTTGCTGCTGCCCATGCTGCCGGGACCCATCATCGGCATGGTGCTGCTGTTCGCCGGCCTGCTGGCGCGCGGCCGCGCCAGCGAATCGCTGCAGCTGGCGGCAAGTAGCCTGCTGCGCTACCTGCCGTTGCTGCTGGTGCCGCCGGCAGTCGGCGTGATGGCTTATACCGAGGCGATTCTCGACGACTTCTGGGCCATCGTCGGTGTGCTGGTGATTTCGTTGCTGATCTCGCTGGTTTTCACCGGCTGGCTGATGCAGGCACTGATCCGGCGCAAACAGCGCCGCCAGGAGGGCGCATGA
- a CDS encoding MaoC family dehydratase, with product MPQVPVAQLKDYIGKELGHSEWLTIDQQRVDRFADCTGDHQFIHVDPEKAAQTPFGGTIAHGFLSLSLLPMLSGDLLVVPEGTRMGVNYGLDSLRFIQPVRVGSRVRLGLTLIDAHEKNPGQWLLKARAVMEIEGSEKPAYIAETLALCIL from the coding sequence ATGCCACAGGTACCCGTCGCGCAACTCAAGGACTACATCGGCAAGGAACTGGGCCATTCCGAATGGCTGACCATCGATCAGCAGCGCGTGGATCGGTTCGCCGACTGTACCGGCGACCACCAGTTCATCCATGTCGACCCCGAGAAGGCCGCCCAGACACCCTTCGGCGGCACCATCGCCCACGGTTTCCTCTCGCTCTCACTGCTGCCGATGCTCTCCGGAGACCTGCTGGTCGTGCCCGAGGGCACGCGCATGGGGGTCAACTATGGCCTGGACAGCCTGCGTTTCATTCAGCCGGTGCGCGTTGGCTCGCGGGTTCGGCTGGGGCTGACGCTGATCGATGCCCACGAGAAGAATCCCGGCCAGTGGCTGCTCAAGGCCCGCGCAGTGATGGAGATCGAAGGCTCGGAGAAACCGGCCTACATCGCCGAAACGCTGGCCCTGTGCATCCTCTGA
- a CDS encoding C13 family peptidase — MLRLVPLLLIGLLTACGEGEPFTPADAVLPDGGRYRGEIVDGLLQGSGRIDYPNGSYYFGEFKDGQWHGFGTWNGATGDRYEGEFKHGLFDGLGRFSYAEGGVYQGEFHAGRMHGHGRFSQDGTVYEGEFRNNLYHGMGRLDYADGLSHRGQFSQGQPEGPGIRRDADGELSGHFSAGSLNGAGSYVTGQGERYSGEFENDQFHGQGRYEDLDGNLWSGTFVRGELNGTGSHIASDGSRYVGQFRGWRYHGQGRLDRADGSFYTGGFRLGRFDGEGVLTAADGSEMRGTWRNDRRVRDEQGRALPDPLEIALLEQGDLLGRAIDALPPSTPAAELYTLTLAGDGRQSVFMREADYVQRLLAERFDAHGQLSLVNHRDHLADRPLATRENLARAIRALAERSGEEDLIFLYFTSHGSAEHELVLSQPRLSLDDLPARDLAGLLAPLAGRKAVVVISACYSGGFIEPLKNQQTLIMTAARADRVSFGCSEQSDFTYFGRALFAEALQETDDIVQAFTLASAKVAEREQADDYQASEPQLWAPEPVVQRWQELQQRRAAQ, encoded by the coding sequence ATGCTGCGCCTCGTTCCCCTGCTGTTGATCGGCCTGCTCACCGCCTGCGGTGAGGGCGAGCCATTCACCCCTGCCGATGCGGTGCTGCCCGACGGCGGCCGCTACCGCGGGGAGATCGTCGACGGCCTGCTGCAGGGCAGCGGACGTATCGACTACCCGAACGGCAGCTACTACTTCGGCGAGTTCAAGGACGGCCAATGGCACGGCTTCGGCACCTGGAACGGCGCCACCGGCGATCGCTACGAGGGCGAGTTCAAGCACGGCCTGTTCGACGGCCTCGGCCGTTTCAGCTACGCCGAAGGCGGCGTCTATCAGGGTGAATTCCATGCCGGCCGCATGCACGGTCACGGTCGCTTCAGCCAGGACGGCACCGTCTACGAAGGCGAGTTTCGCAACAACCTCTACCACGGCATGGGCCGCCTGGACTATGCCGACGGCCTCAGCCATCGCGGCCAGTTCAGCCAGGGTCAGCCGGAGGGGCCGGGCATCCGCCGCGACGCCGACGGCGAGCTCAGCGGCCACTTCAGCGCCGGTAGCCTGAACGGCGCCGGCAGCTACGTGACCGGCCAGGGCGAGCGCTACAGCGGCGAGTTCGAGAATGACCAGTTCCATGGCCAGGGCCGCTACGAGGATCTCGACGGCAACCTCTGGAGCGGCACCTTCGTCCGTGGCGAGCTCAATGGTACCGGCAGCCACATCGCCAGCGATGGCAGCCGCTACGTCGGCCAGTTCCGCGGCTGGCGCTATCACGGCCAGGGCCGCCTCGATCGCGCCGACGGCAGCTTCTATACCGGCGGCTTTCGCCTCGGACGCTTCGACGGTGAAGGCGTGCTGACCGCTGCCGACGGCAGCGAAATGCGCGGCACCTGGCGCAACGACCGACGCGTACGCGACGAACAGGGCCGTGCCCTGCCCGATCCGCTGGAGATCGCCTTGCTGGAGCAGGGCGACCTGCTCGGCAGGGCCATCGACGCCCTGCCGCCGTCCACGCCGGCGGCGGAACTCTATACGCTGACGCTCGCCGGCGATGGTCGCCAGAGCGTGTTCATGCGCGAAGCGGACTACGTGCAACGGCTGCTGGCCGAACGTTTCGATGCCCACGGCCAGCTCAGCCTGGTCAACCATCGCGACCACCTGGCCGACCGCCCACTGGCGACCCGGGAGAACCTGGCACGTGCCATCCGTGCCCTGGCCGAGCGCAGCGGCGAGGAAGACCTGATCTTCCTCTACTTCACCAGTCACGGCTCGGCCGAACACGAACTGGTGCTGAGCCAGCCGCGTCTGAGCCTGGACGATCTGCCTGCCCGCGACCTTGCCGGACTGCTCGCTCCGCTGGCCGGGCGCAAGGCGGTGGTGGTGATCTCTGCCTGCTATTCCGGCGGCTTCATCGAGCCGCTGAAGAACCAGCAGACCCTGATCATGACCGCCGCGCGCGCCGACCGCGTGTCGTTCGGCTGCTCGGAACAGAGCGACTTCACCTACTTCGGCCGCGCGCTGTTCGCCGAAGCCCTGCAGGAAACCGACGATATCGTGCAGGCCTTCACGCTCGCTTCGGCAAAGGTTGCCGAACGCGAGCAGGCCGACGACTATCAGGCATCGGAACCGCAATTATGGGCACCTGAACCGGTCGTCCAACGCTGGCAGGAACTGCAGCAGCGGCGCGCCGCCCAATGA
- a CDS encoding oxidoreductase, translating into MYLTPQRILLAGATGLTGEHLLDRLLNEPTVERVLAPTRKPLAAHQRLENPVGELPALLPTLSGTIDTAFCCLGSTLKQAGSQEAFRAIDHDLVLAFARRAKEMGARHLLVISSLGANPDSSIFYLKVKGEMEAALQQQDWPQLTIARPSQLLGPRLEMRLSERIAAPLSQLLPGKYHGIEACTLARALWRLALEEGDGVRIVESDELRKLGK; encoded by the coding sequence ATGTATTTGACGCCACAGCGCATTCTGCTTGCCGGCGCCACCGGACTCACTGGCGAGCACCTGCTCGATCGACTGCTCAACGAACCCACCGTCGAACGCGTGCTGGCGCCGACGCGCAAGCCGCTGGCCGCGCATCAGCGCCTGGAAAACCCGGTCGGCGAGCTGCCGGCGCTGCTGCCGACGCTGAGCGGCACGATCGACACGGCCTTCTGCTGCCTGGGCAGCACGCTCAAGCAGGCCGGCAGCCAGGAGGCCTTCCGCGCCATCGATCATGACCTGGTGCTGGCATTCGCCCGCCGCGCCAAGGAAATGGGGGCCCGGCATCTGCTGGTGATCAGCTCGCTCGGTGCCAACCCGGACAGCTCGATCTTCTACCTCAAGGTCAAGGGCGAGATGGAAGCGGCGCTGCAGCAGCAGGACTGGCCGCAGCTGACCATCGCGCGCCCGTCGCAACTGCTCGGCCCGCGTCTGGAAATGCGCCTGAGCGAACGCATCGCCGCGCCGCTGTCGCAGCTCTTGCCAGGCAAGTACCACGGGATCGAAGCCTGCACCCTGGCGCGGGCGCTCTGGCGCCTGGCGCTGGAGGAAGGCGATGGCGTGCGCATCGTCGAGTCGGACGAACTGCGCAAGTTGGGGAAATAA
- the orn gene encoding oligoribonuclease, with amino-acid sequence MQNPQNLIWIDLEMTGLDPDNDVIIEMATIVTDSQLNVLAEGPVIAVHQSDEVLARMDEWNTRQHGGSGLTQRVRESRISTAEAERLTLEFLEQWVPKGKSPICGNSICQDRRFLYRQMPTLEAYFHYRNLDVSTLKELAARWAPQIMEGFKKGGTHLALDDIRDSIAELRHYREHFIKV; translated from the coding sequence ATGCAGAACCCGCAGAACCTGATCTGGATCGACCTGGAAATGACCGGTCTGGATCCGGACAACGACGTCATCATCGAGATGGCCACCATCGTCACCGACAGCCAGCTCAACGTGCTGGCCGAGGGACCGGTCATCGCCGTGCACCAGAGCGACGAAGTCCTCGCCCGCATGGATGAGTGGAACACTCGCCAGCACGGCGGTTCGGGGCTGACCCAGCGTGTGCGCGAGAGCCGGATTTCCACGGCGGAGGCCGAGCGCCTGACCCTGGAATTCCTTGAGCAGTGGGTGCCCAAGGGCAAGTCGCCGATCTGTGGCAACAGCATCTGCCAGGACCGTCGTTTCCTCTACCGGCAGATGCCGACGCTGGAAGCCTACTTCCACTACCGTAATCTGGATGTCTCGACGCTCAAGGAACTGGCAGCACGCTGGGCGCCGCAGATCATGGAAGGTTTCAAGAAGGGCGGTACCCACCTGGCGCTGGACGACATCCGCGACTCCATCGCCGAGCTGCGTCATTACCGCGAGCATTTCATCAAGGTCTGA
- a CDS encoding class I SAM-dependent methyltransferase, giving the protein MSVTTLTRLPVLRALLAQLLALPLVWLLSLGLVWSFAVRPGLLLAAFAQGALAALIGARLGLSVWWLPINLLFVPGLLLFRDLDVPAWAPLSGFALLLLLNWNAFGERVPLYLTGSQTERRLRARLAVLPTDFRLIDLGSGLAGTLVRLARAYPAARFVGVETAPLTFALSWLRCLPRRNCQVHPLSLWRVDLGEYDVVYCFLSPAPMAALWEKARAEMRPGAMLISNSFAVPGVEPAEVLSIDDWRGSRLLIWYPAGPPPDGTGTSG; this is encoded by the coding sequence ATGTCCGTCACCACGCTCACTCGTTTGCCCGTCCTGCGCGCACTGCTGGCCCAGCTGCTGGCGCTGCCGCTCGTCTGGCTGCTGTCGCTCGGCCTGGTCTGGAGCTTTGCCGTGCGCCCGGGACTGCTCCTCGCGGCGTTCGCGCAGGGCGCCCTGGCCGCACTGATCGGGGCGCGGCTCGGCCTGTCGGTCTGGTGGCTGCCGATCAACCTGCTGTTCGTGCCCGGTCTGCTGCTGTTCCGCGATCTGGACGTGCCGGCATGGGCGCCGCTGAGCGGCTTCGCGCTGCTCTTGCTGCTCAACTGGAACGCCTTCGGCGAGCGGGTGCCGCTCTACCTGACCGGCTCGCAGACCGAGCGCCGTTTGCGCGCGCGGCTGGCGGTGTTGCCGACGGATTTTCGCCTCATCGATCTGGGCAGTGGGCTGGCCGGTACCCTGGTGCGGCTGGCGCGGGCATATCCGGCGGCGCGCTTCGTCGGGGTGGAAACCGCGCCGCTGACCTTCGCCCTGTCCTGGCTGCGCTGCCTGCCGCGGCGCAACTGCCAGGTCCACCCGCTCAGCCTGTGGCGCGTCGACCTCGGCGAATACGATGTCGTCTACTGTTTCCTGTCACCGGCGCCCATGGCGGCGCTGTGGGAAAAGGCGCGGGCGGAAATGCGCCCCGGTGCGATGCTGATCAGCAACAGTTTCGCAGTGCCCGGCGTGGAACCGGCCGAGGTGCTGTCGATCGACGACTGGCGCGGTTCACGTTTGCTGATCTGGTACCCGGCCGGCCCGCCACCTGACGGCACCGGCACGAGCGGCTAA
- the rsgA gene encoding small ribosomal subunit biogenesis GTPase RsgA, with amino-acid sequence MAKRQLNRRQSWRIEKIQEERAARAARRESRALEELEGGDLGPEQTGLVIAHFGVQVEVEALEGEHSGQVFRCHLRANLPALVTGDRVVWRPGNQGIGVIVAQLPRHSELCRPDMRGQLKPVAANVDLIVIVFAPLPEPHANLIDRYLIAAEHAGIAPLLLLNKADLIDEHNEVALNRLLDVYRQLDYPLLEVSAHGGAGMDELKARLDGHVSVFVGQSGVGKSSLVNSLLPGVDTRVGALSEMTGKGTHTTTTARLFHFPGGGELIDSPGIREFGLGHVSRADVEAGFIEFQELLGHCRFRDCKHDREPGCALLKALEDGRIQPQRMASYRHILSSLPESDY; translated from the coding sequence ATGGCCAAACGCCAACTCAACCGCCGGCAAAGCTGGCGCATCGAGAAGATCCAGGAAGAGCGCGCCGCCCGTGCCGCGCGTCGCGAGAGCCGTGCCCTCGAGGAGCTGGAGGGCGGCGACCTGGGCCCGGAACAGACCGGGCTGGTCATCGCGCATTTCGGCGTACAGGTCGAGGTCGAGGCACTGGAGGGCGAACACAGCGGGCAGGTGTTCCGCTGCCACTTGCGGGCCAACCTGCCGGCACTGGTCACCGGCGACCGCGTGGTCTGGCGCCCGGGCAACCAGGGCATCGGCGTCATCGTCGCGCAGCTGCCGCGGCATTCGGAGCTGTGCCGGCCGGACATGCGCGGTCAGCTCAAGCCCGTGGCGGCCAATGTCGACCTGATCGTCATTGTCTTCGCCCCGCTCCCCGAGCCGCACGCCAACCTGATCGACCGCTATCTCATCGCCGCCGAGCACGCGGGCATCGCACCGCTGCTGCTGCTGAACAAGGCCGACCTGATCGACGAACACAACGAGGTGGCGCTGAACCGGCTCCTGGACGTGTACCGCCAACTGGATTATCCGCTGCTGGAGGTCTCGGCCCATGGCGGCGCCGGCATGGATGAGCTGAAGGCGCGCCTGGACGGCCATGTCAGCGTGTTCGTCGGGCAATCCGGGGTGGGCAAGTCGTCGCTGGTCAACAGCCTGTTGCCGGGCGTGGACACCCGCGTCGGCGCGCTGTCGGAAATGACCGGCAAGGGTACGCACACGACCACCACCGCGCGACTGTTCCACTTCCCCGGTGGCGGCGAGCTGATCGACTCACCCGGCATTCGCGAATTCGGCCTCGGCCACGTCAGCCGCGCCGATGTGGAAGCGGGCTTCATCGAATTCCAGGAGCTGCTCGGCCACTGTCGCTTCCGCGATTGCAAGCATGATCGCGAACCGGGCTGCGCACTGCTCAAGGCGCTGGAAGACGGCCGCATCCAGCCGCAACGCATGGCCAGCTACCGGCACATCCTCAGCAGCCTGCCGGAATCGGACTACTGA
- the motB gene encoding flagellar motor protein MotB, with product MDNTQPIIVKRVKKVAGGHHGGAWKIAFADFATAMTAFFLVMWLMSSATPEQKKLISGYFQDPIGFTESASPHVIDLGGTPTPSPDRTLNPELEPAQSEAQIDAQQAETFAEQIERERLELLLQELQNKVDENPELQKFKDQILFEITQDGLRIQIMDAENRPMFALGSAQLQPYFEDILLALVDTIAAVPNKISISGHTDAKPFSGRGDFGNWELSASRANAARRTLVYGGYPEEQIARVVGYASSALFDRKDPFNPVNRRIDILVLTKKAQRSIEGEQPDVSQKSDAGEAAQPPASGGGGGAPALNEPLQPQQLRERLNIFEDGVLKFSEPGAR from the coding sequence ATGGACAATACCCAACCGATCATCGTCAAGCGGGTCAAGAAGGTCGCTGGCGGTCATCACGGTGGCGCCTGGAAGATCGCCTTCGCCGACTTCGCCACGGCGATGACGGCGTTCTTCCTGGTGATGTGGCTGATGAGTTCGGCCACGCCGGAACAGAAGAAGCTGATCTCCGGCTACTTTCAGGACCCCATCGGGTTCACCGAAAGCGCCAGCCCCCATGTCATCGATCTGGGCGGCACGCCGACGCCTTCGCCGGACCGCACCCTCAATCCCGAGCTGGAGCCGGCGCAGAGCGAGGCGCAGATCGACGCCCAGCAGGCCGAGACGTTCGCCGAGCAGATCGAGCGCGAGCGGCTGGAGTTGCTGCTGCAGGAACTGCAGAACAAGGTCGACGAGAACCCCGAGCTGCAGAAGTTCAAGGACCAGATCCTCTTCGAGATCACCCAGGACGGCCTGCGCATCCAGATCATGGATGCCGAGAACCGACCGATGTTCGCCCTCGGCAGCGCCCAGCTACAGCCTTACTTCGAGGACATCCTGCTGGCGCTGGTGGACACCATCGCCGCGGTGCCGAACAAGATCAGCATCAGCGGGCACACCGACGCCAAGCCGTTTTCCGGGCGTGGTGACTTCGGCAACTGGGAGCTGTCGGCCAGCCGCGCCAACGCGGCCCGGCGAACGCTGGTGTACGGTGGCTATCCGGAAGAGCAGATCGCGCGGGTGGTCGGCTACGCATCCTCTGCGCTGTTCGATCGCAAGGACCCGTTCAATCCGGTGAACCGTCGCATCGATATCCTTGTGCTGACCAAGAAGGCGCAGCGCTCCATCGAGGGCGAGCAGCCCGATGTGTCGCAGAAGTCCGATGCCGGCGAGGCGGCTCAGCCGCCAGCAAGCGGCGGTGGCGGTGGCGCGCCGGCGCTCAATGAGCCGTTGCAGCCGCAACAGCTGCGCGAGCGGCTGAACATCTTCGAGGATGGCGTGCTGAAGTTCAGTGAGCCCGGTGCGCGCTGA
- the motA gene encoding flagellar motor stator protein MotA, whose protein sequence is MVKIIGIIVVFASVLGGFVLSGGKIGALIHPFEVMIIGGAALGGFLQANPGSTTMIVFKKSLKMFSTRFTHAYYLEVLSLLYAILNKSRREGMMAIEADLEDPAASPLFSKYPGFLQDERMTAFTCDYLRIMSSGNMAPHELEGLFDMELTSLKEELDHPAHAVSKVADGLPAMGIVAAVLGIVITMSILAEADNAMIGYKVGSALVGTFLGILASYGFFGPLAAALEHDAKEELNVYEAIKATLVASASGMPPSLAVEFGRKVLYPAHRPSFSELEQAMRGS, encoded by the coding sequence ATGGTCAAAATCATCGGCATCATCGTCGTGTTCGCCAGCGTGCTGGGCGGGTTCGTACTATCCGGCGGCAAGATCGGCGCGCTCATCCATCCCTTCGAGGTGATGATCATCGGCGGCGCGGCGCTGGGTGGCTTCCTGCAGGCCAACCCGGGCAGCACCACCATGATCGTCTTCAAGAAGTCGCTGAAGATGTTCAGCACGCGCTTCACCCACGCCTATTACCTGGAAGTGCTCAGCCTGCTCTACGCGATTCTGAACAAGAGCCGCCGTGAAGGCATGATGGCCATCGAGGCTGACCTCGAGGACCCGGCCGCGAGCCCGCTGTTCAGCAAGTACCCGGGCTTCCTGCAGGACGAGCGGATGACCGCCTTCACCTGCGACTACCTGCGCATCATGTCTTCCGGCAACATGGCGCCCCATGAGCTGGAAGGCCTGTTCGACATGGAGCTGACCAGCCTGAAGGAGGAACTCGATCATCCGGCCCACGCGGTCAGCAAGGTGGCCGACGGCCTGCCGGCGATGGGTATCGTCGCGGCGGTGCTGGGTATCGTGATCACCATGTCCATCCTCGCTGAGGCGGACAACGCGATGATCGGCTACAAGGTGGGGTCGGCGCTGGTGGGTACCTTCCTCGGTATTCTCGCCTCCTACGGCTTCTTCGGCCCGCTGGCGGCGGCGCTGGAGCACGATGCCAAGGAGGAGCTGAACGTATATGAGGCGATCAAGGCGACTCTGGTGGCCTCGGCGTCCGGCATGCCGCCGAGCCTGGCCGTCGAGTTCGGCCGTAAGGTTCTCTATCCGGCGCACCGCCCGAGCTTCTCCGAGCTCGAGCAAGCCATGCGTGGCAGCTAA